In a genomic window of Blattabacterium cuenoti:
- the nusB gene encoding transcription antitermination factor NusB: protein MSIRRRFRIRSLQFLYAQHLSKMDSNKIEENMLQSIESLHDLYIFLLYLILKIRENALNLKKNLYNNKNKTDIIQKFAYNSVIKILSKNKYLIEEYHSTKNSEKILWNQQDKYVFILLQEIQKSSFCKKYYKKSSSFEEEKRFLIKYYKNFVIPNKKLMEYIENLYHFNINVEEDLYIAHSMVCKTLQFINHSTPQNFELYNIYKNDKNKKFIIDLYRNTLFHKEEFNNLISNISNNWDIKRIAIIDLIILQMAICEFLYFPNIPPKATINEYIEITKIFCMEKSKIFINGILDQIFRFLYKKNKIFKTGKGLM, encoded by the coding sequence ATGTCAATAAGACGACGCTTTAGGATAAGAAGTTTACAATTTTTATATGCTCAACATTTATCTAAAATGGATTCAAATAAAATTGAAGAAAATATGCTTCAAAGTATTGAATCATTACATGATCTATATATTTTTCTTCTATATTTAATTCTAAAAATTAGAGAAAACGCATTAAATTTAAAGAAAAATTTATATAATAATAAAAATAAAACAGATATTATACAAAAATTTGCATATAATTCAGTGATAAAAATACTATCCAAAAATAAATATTTAATAGAAGAATACCATTCTACAAAAAATTCTGAAAAAATTTTATGGAATCAACAAGACAAATATGTTTTTATTTTATTGCAAGAAATACAAAAATCAAGTTTTTGCAAAAAATATTATAAAAAATCTTCTTCTTTCGAAGAAGAAAAAAGATTTTTAATAAAGTATTATAAAAATTTTGTCATTCCAAATAAAAAATTAATGGAATACATAGAAAACTTATATCATTTTAATATAAATGTAGAAGAAGATTTATATATAGCTCATAGTATGGTATGTAAAACTTTACAATTCATTAATCATTCCACTCCTCAAAATTTTGAGTTGTATAATATTTATAAAAATGATAAAAATAAAAAATTCATTATTGATTTATATCGAAATACTCTTTTCCATAAAGAAGAATTTAATAATTTAATCAGCAACATATCAAATAATTGGGATATAAAAAGAATAGCAATTATAGATTTGATTATATTGCAAATGGCTATTTGTGAATTTTTATACTTTCCAAATATTCCTCCTAAAGCAACTATAAACGAATACATAGAAATTACAAAAATTTTTTGTATGGAAAAAAGCAAAATTTTTATTAATGGAATATTAGATCAAATATTTAGATTTTTATATAAAAAAAATAAAATTTTCAAAACAGGTAAGGGGCTCATGTAA
- the yajC gene encoding preprotein translocase subunit YajC, with translation MFFSLQQNSITNTIWMFVLILIIFYFFMIRPQIKKQKIEKQFQENLKKGNHIVTNSGLHGKIIDIVDHFCILETITGKIKLEKNTISKELTQLRYSNNKNSTNTIDYDKKKKK, from the coding sequence ATGTTTTTTTCATTACAACAAAATTCTATTACAAACACTATTTGGATGTTTGTATTAATTTTAATTATATTTTATTTTTTTATGATACGTCCTCAAATAAAAAAACAAAAAATTGAAAAACAATTTCAAGAAAACTTAAAAAAAGGAAATCATATAGTAACAAATTCAGGATTACATGGTAAAATCATAGATATTGTAGATCATTTTTGTATACTGGAGACTATAACAGGTAAAATAAAACTTGAAAAAAATACAATTTCAAAAGAATTAACCCAATTACGTTATAGTAATAATAAAAATAGTACGAACACAATTGATTATGATAAAAAAAAGAAGAAATAA